From Lolium perenne isolate Kyuss_39 chromosome 5, Kyuss_2.0, whole genome shotgun sequence, a single genomic window includes:
- the LOC127302156 gene encoding uncharacterized protein isoform X1 has translation MEGAGAWAAMERAWRSGARSETASCAGTPRSAHSSGNIQHRYSQSMLKTQQGAVDMSPRFSYCKPTAKRDQMLNRRHSLNLPEHLSGHHSRKTADRTHKASSKSIADLAGEIAFLEQEVIRKELHLLTLYRRAFDQQLSDSCSVSQQVDQETSRNIDEGALRLRDIKHSAAFNLPTVSDSKSEVSRSVSKHSSLVNFLSASISDYVPKISCKLSEDILSCIASVYCKLASTPSQDADSVTSRSPSVSSSSTFSPRRRNDSWSPRYNFDATTSPSQYGYQKENSEQNIGMIIVPRIHIDATKFEYASKMLETIRSLIQRLEKIDPTKMTHEEQLCFWINIHNALVMHAFLAYGIHDKRMKSTDMILKAAYNVGGESVNAQTIQNSILGCQSHRPSLWVRALFTPAKRSLAGSTTRHPYALHHSEPIAHFALSTGTFSDPPVRLYVAKKIHHQLERARTEFIQANVTVKKQALMLPKVLHYYAKDAELELRHLVELVCESTSETQRKEMAQLQHRLRRRIDKCVEWLPYKSNFRYIVHRDLAE, from the exons ATGGAAGGCGCCGGAGCTTGGGCGGCCATGGAGAGGGCCTGGAGGTCAGGGGCGCGGTCGGAGACGGCGTCCTGCGCCGGCACGCCCAGGTCCGCCCACTCCTCCGGCAACATCCAGCACCGCTACTCGCAGAG CATGCTGAAGACACAGCAGGGTGCGGTGGACATGTCGCCGCGATTCTCTTACTGCAAGCCT ACCGCCAAACGAGACCAAATGCTCAACAGAAGGCACTCACTTAACTTGCCTGAGCATTTGTCTGGCCATCACTCCAGGAAAACAGCGGACAGAACTCATAAGGCTAGTTCAAAG TCCATCGCAGATTTAGCTGGGGAGATCGCATTCCTCGAGCAGGAGGTCATCCGCAAGGAACTGCATCTGTTGACCCTCTATAGAAGAGCATTTGATCAGCAGTTATCTGATTCCTGCAGTGTTAGCCAG CAGGTGGATCAAGAAACAAGTAGAAATATCGATGAGGGTGCGCTCCGTTTAAGAGATATCAAGCACTCTGCAGCCTTCAACTTGCCAACTGTCTCAGATTCTAAAAGC GAGGTGTCAAGATCAGTTTCGAAGCATTCTAGCCTAGTGAACttcttgagtgcttccatttctgACTATGTGCCTAAGATATCTTGCAAACTGTCGGAGGACATCCTGAGCTGCATTGCTTCTGTCTACTGCAAGCTTGCAAGCACGCCGTCTCAAGATGCAGACTCTGTGACTTCACGTAGTCCTTCTGTTTCATCTTCAAGTACCTTCTCTCCAAGGCGTCGTAACGATAGCTGGAGCCCTCGGTATAACTTCGATGCCACCACAAGCCCTAGCCAATATGGATACCAAAAAGAGAATAGTGAACAAAATATAGGCATGATAATTGTTCCAAGGATACATATAGATGCCACCAAGTTCGAATATGCCTCAAAAATGCTGGAGACTATCAG GTCCTTGATACAGCGGCTCGAAAAAATTGATCCAACAAAGATGACACACGAGGAGCAGCTCTGCTTTTGGATCAACATCCACAATGCTTTAGTCATGCAT GCTTTTTTGGCCTACGGGATACACGATAAACGCATGAAGAGCACTGACATGATTCTGAAG GCTGCGTACAACGTGGGTGGTGAATCAGTAAATGCGCAGACGATTCAAAACTCAATCCTcggatgccaatcccatcgtccatcaTTG TGGGTCCGCGCGCTGTTCACGCCAGCAAAAAGATCTCTGGCAGGATCGACAACGAGGCACCCCTACGCCCTTCATCATTCCGAGCCAATCGCGCATTTCGCGCTCTCCACAGGCACATTTTCAGACCCACCT GTGCGGCTTTACGTGGCAAAGAAGATCCACCACCAGCTGGAGAGAGCCCGGACCGAGTTCATCCAGGCCAACGTCACGGTGAAGAAGCAGGCCCTCATGCTACCCAAGGTGCTCCACTACTATGCCAAGGACGCGGAGCTCGAGCTGCGCCATCTTGTGGAGCTGGTGTGCGAGAGCACATCCGAGACCCAGCGGAAGGAGATGGCCCAGCTCCAGCACCGGCTCAGGAGAAGGATTGACAAGTGTGTGGAGTGGCTGCCGTACAAGTCCAACTTCAGATACATTGTACATAGGGATCTGGCTGAGTAG
- the LOC127302156 gene encoding uncharacterized protein isoform X2, with product MEGAGAWAAMERAWRSGARSETASCAGTPRSAHSSGNIQHRYSQSMLKTQQGAVDMSPRFSYCKPTAKRDQMLNRRHSLNLPEHLSGHHSRKTADRTHKASSKSIADLAGEIAFLEQEVIRKELHLLTLYRRAFDQQLSDSCSVSQVDQETSRNIDEGALRLRDIKHSAAFNLPTVSDSKSEVSRSVSKHSSLVNFLSASISDYVPKISCKLSEDILSCIASVYCKLASTPSQDADSVTSRSPSVSSSSTFSPRRRNDSWSPRYNFDATTSPSQYGYQKENSEQNIGMIIVPRIHIDATKFEYASKMLETIRSLIQRLEKIDPTKMTHEEQLCFWINIHNALVMHAFLAYGIHDKRMKSTDMILKAAYNVGGESVNAQTIQNSILGCQSHRPSLWVRALFTPAKRSLAGSTTRHPYALHHSEPIAHFALSTGTFSDPPVRLYVAKKIHHQLERARTEFIQANVTVKKQALMLPKVLHYYAKDAELELRHLVELVCESTSETQRKEMAQLQHRLRRRIDKCVEWLPYKSNFRYIVHRDLAE from the exons ATGGAAGGCGCCGGAGCTTGGGCGGCCATGGAGAGGGCCTGGAGGTCAGGGGCGCGGTCGGAGACGGCGTCCTGCGCCGGCACGCCCAGGTCCGCCCACTCCTCCGGCAACATCCAGCACCGCTACTCGCAGAG CATGCTGAAGACACAGCAGGGTGCGGTGGACATGTCGCCGCGATTCTCTTACTGCAAGCCT ACCGCCAAACGAGACCAAATGCTCAACAGAAGGCACTCACTTAACTTGCCTGAGCATTTGTCTGGCCATCACTCCAGGAAAACAGCGGACAGAACTCATAAGGCTAGTTCAAAG TCCATCGCAGATTTAGCTGGGGAGATCGCATTCCTCGAGCAGGAGGTCATCCGCAAGGAACTGCATCTGTTGACCCTCTATAGAAGAGCATTTGATCAGCAGTTATCTGATTCCTGCAGTGTTAGCCAG GTGGATCAAGAAACAAGTAGAAATATCGATGAGGGTGCGCTCCGTTTAAGAGATATCAAGCACTCTGCAGCCTTCAACTTGCCAACTGTCTCAGATTCTAAAAGC GAGGTGTCAAGATCAGTTTCGAAGCATTCTAGCCTAGTGAACttcttgagtgcttccatttctgACTATGTGCCTAAGATATCTTGCAAACTGTCGGAGGACATCCTGAGCTGCATTGCTTCTGTCTACTGCAAGCTTGCAAGCACGCCGTCTCAAGATGCAGACTCTGTGACTTCACGTAGTCCTTCTGTTTCATCTTCAAGTACCTTCTCTCCAAGGCGTCGTAACGATAGCTGGAGCCCTCGGTATAACTTCGATGCCACCACAAGCCCTAGCCAATATGGATACCAAAAAGAGAATAGTGAACAAAATATAGGCATGATAATTGTTCCAAGGATACATATAGATGCCACCAAGTTCGAATATGCCTCAAAAATGCTGGAGACTATCAG GTCCTTGATACAGCGGCTCGAAAAAATTGATCCAACAAAGATGACACACGAGGAGCAGCTCTGCTTTTGGATCAACATCCACAATGCTTTAGTCATGCAT GCTTTTTTGGCCTACGGGATACACGATAAACGCATGAAGAGCACTGACATGATTCTGAAG GCTGCGTACAACGTGGGTGGTGAATCAGTAAATGCGCAGACGATTCAAAACTCAATCCTcggatgccaatcccatcgtccatcaTTG TGGGTCCGCGCGCTGTTCACGCCAGCAAAAAGATCTCTGGCAGGATCGACAACGAGGCACCCCTACGCCCTTCATCATTCCGAGCCAATCGCGCATTTCGCGCTCTCCACAGGCACATTTTCAGACCCACCT GTGCGGCTTTACGTGGCAAAGAAGATCCACCACCAGCTGGAGAGAGCCCGGACCGAGTTCATCCAGGCCAACGTCACGGTGAAGAAGCAGGCCCTCATGCTACCCAAGGTGCTCCACTACTATGCCAAGGACGCGGAGCTCGAGCTGCGCCATCTTGTGGAGCTGGTGTGCGAGAGCACATCCGAGACCCAGCGGAAGGAGATGGCCCAGCTCCAGCACCGGCTCAGGAGAAGGATTGACAAGTGTGTGGAGTGGCTGCCGTACAAGTCCAACTTCAGATACATTGTACATAGGGATCTGGCTGAGTAG